GGCGAAGCGGCAAGCAACCCGGAAGTCATTGCCCGCACCCTGCGTAAACTGAAAGACCAGCCAGACCTCAACGAAGCCACCATCAAAAAAGCGGTGGAATCGCTTTCGCTGGAGCTGGTGCTGACCGCACACCCCACTGAAATTACCCGTCGCACCCTGATCCACAAAATGGTGGAAGTGAACAACTGTCTGAAGCAGTTGGATAATAAAGATATTGCCGACTACGAACGCAACCAGCTGATGCGCCGTTTGCGCCAGCTGATTGCCCAGTCCTGGCACACCGATGAAATTCGTAAGCATCGTCCAAGCCCGGTCGACGAAGCCAAATGGGGCTTTGCGGTGGTGGAAAACAGCCTGTGGGAAGGGGTGCCTAACTATCTGCGCGAGCTGAACGAACAGCTGGAAGAGAACCTCGGCTACCGCCTGCCGGTCGACTTCGTTCCGGTCCGCTTCACCTCCTGGATGGGCGGCGACCGCGACGGCAACCCGAACGTGACCGCGGAAATCACCCGTCACGTCCTGCTGCTGAGCCGCTGGAAAGCGACCGACCTGTTCCTGAAAGACATTCAGGTGCTGATCTCCGAGCTGTCGATGGTTGAAGCGACGCCGGAACTGCGCGCGCTGGCCGGAGAAGAAGGCGCCAGCGAGCCGTACCGTTTCCTGATGAAGAAACTGCGTGGTCAGCTGATAGCCACTCAGGCCTGGCTGGAAGCACGTCTGAAAGGTCAGCGCCTGCCAAAACCAGAGGGTCTGCTCAGCCAGAACGAACAGCTCTGGGAGCCGCTGTATGCCTGTTATAAATCACTGCAGGCCTGCGGGATGGGCATCATCGCTAACGGCGAACTGCTCGACACCCTGCGCCGCGTGAAGTGTTTCGGCGTGCCGCTGGTGCGTATCGACGTACGTCAGGAAAGTACCCGTCATACCGAAGCGCTGGGCGAACTGACCCGCTATCTCGGCATCGGCGACTATGAAAGCTGGTCCGAAGCCGACAAACAGGCCTTCCTGATCCGCGAGCTGAACTCGAAGCGCCCTCTGCTGCCGCGCAACTGGGAGCCAAGCAACGAAACCCGCGAAGTGCTCAACACCTGTAAAGCGATCGTGGATGCACCGAAAGGATCGGTGGCCGCCTATGTGATCTCCATGGCGAAGACCCCGTCCGACGTGCTGGGCGTTCACCTTCTGCTGAAAGAAGCGGGAATCGACTACGCCCTGCCGGTCGCCCCGCTGTTTGAGACCCTCGACGACCTGAACAACGCCAACGACGTCATGACCCAGCTGCTGAATATCGACTGGTACCGCGGCTTTATTCAGGGCAAACAGATGGTGATGATTGGCTATTCTGACTCCGCGAAAGATGCGGGCGTGATGGCGGCATCCTGGGCGCAGTATCAGGCGCAGGACGCACTGATCAAAACCTGCGAGAAAGCCGGTATTGAGCTGACCCTGTTCCACGGACGCGGTGGCTCGATTGGCCGTGGCGGCGCACCAGCACACGCAGCGCTGCTTTCACAGCCGCCGGGAAGCCTGAAAGGCGGCCTGCGAGTCACCGAGCAGGGCGAGATGATCCGCTTCAAGTACGGTCTGCCGGAAGTGACCATCAGCAGCCTGTCGCTCTACACCAGCGCTATCCTGGAAGCAAACCTGCTGCCGCCGCCGGAGCCGAAAGCATCCTGGTGCCATATCATGGACGAGCTGTCTGATATCTCCTGCGATCTGTACCGCGGCTACGTGCGTGAAAACAAAGATTTCGTTCCTTACTTCCGCTCGGCCACGCCTGAGCAGGAGCTGGGTAAACTGCCGCTGGGCTCACGTCCTGCGAAGCGTCGCCCGACCGGTGGCGTAGAGTCTCTGCGCGCGATCCCGTGGATCTTCGCCTGGACGCAGAACCGTTTGATGCTGCCCGCCTGGCTGGGTGCCGGTGCCGCGCTGCAAAAAGTGGTGGAAGACGGTAAACAGAACGAACTGGAAACCATGTGCCGCGACTGGCCGTTCTTCTCTACCCGTCTGGGCATGCTGGAGATGGTCTTTTCGAAAGCTGACCTGTGGCTGGCGGAATACTACGACCAGCGTCTGGTGAAACCAGAGCTGTGGGCGCTGGGTAAAGAGCTGCGCGAACTGCTGGAAGGCGACATCAAAGTGGTACTGGACATCGCCAACGACTCACATCTGATGGCGGACCTGCCGTGGATTGCCGAGTCTATTCAGCTGCGTAACATCTACACCGACCCGCTGAACGTCCTGCAGGCAGAGCTGCTGCACCGTTCGCGTCTGGCGGAAGAAGAAGGTAAAGAGCCGGATCCGCGCGTTGAACAGGCGCTGATGGTGACGATTGCGGGCGTTGCTGCGGGTATGCGTAACACCGGCTAATACTCTATGCCCGGCGGCGCCGCGCTTGCCCGGACCTGTGACTGGTAGGCCGGGTAAGCGTTAGCGCCACCCGGCACATTTCGGTAGTCTTCTCATGCATTCTGATATCACCCGAATCCTGGCAGACCTGGTAAACCGCACGCTACCGCTGGGCCAGATTCATTTCTCAGCGCTGTCTGAACAGCATTCCCGAACATCTCCCTGCCTCGTCATTACCCTTGATGCCCCCTGTGAGGCGATATTTTCATCCTTTGGACACTTAACGCATCCATCGTCTAACGCCCTGAGCATACATTTCGGTAAGCAGCTGCTAACTATCGAGTTACAGCATGACAATACGCTTGTGCAGCAGCTCCAGGTTGCCCGTCGCGGTCCGCGAACGGGTGCTTTTCTTCTGCAGACGCTAACCGAATTACAGATGCAGCCGGATGAGCAAGAGACCGCGATACTGGTGGTATTAAGCTTGCTCAGCCACTGCCGGGATCTGCTTGGCAGCGACATCCACACCGCCAGCCGCAGCCGCGCCCTGTTTGAGGCCATTCGCCGCTTCATCGAAGAACATCACGCTTCGGCGTTAACCCGTGAATCCGTCGCGCAGGCGTTCTACGTCTCGCCGAACTACCTTTCCCACCTCTTTCAGAAGATTGGCAACGTGGGGTTCAACGAATACCTGACGCAAACGCGACTCGAACACGCGCGCCAGCTGCTGAAAGGCTACGATCTTAAAATCAAAGATATCGCCGCACGCTGTGGGTTTACAGACAGCAATTACTTCTGCCGTCTCTTTCGCAAGCACACCGAACGCTCTCCTTCCGAATATCGTCGCCAGTATCACAGCGAGCTGACCGCCAAAAAATAGCATTGTGATCGCTCTCGCACTTCGCTAAGGACATTACATTTGTCCAGTATTTGGCAAAATTGGCCTGTATCCGCCCTGCCTGCCCGCGTCTTATCCTTTATTCAACCTTTCTGACTTAAGGAAAAATAATGGAACTGTACCTGGATACCGCCAACGTGGCGGAAGTTGAACGCCTGGCGCGGGTCTTCCCCATTGCGGGGGTCACTACCAACCCGAGCATCGTTGCCGCCAGCCGTGAATCCATCTGGGACGTGCTGCCGCGTCTGCAAAAAGCCATCGGGCCGGAAGGCACGCTGTTTGCTCAAACCATGAGCCGCGATGCCGAAGGGATGGTGGCAGAGGCCAAACGTCTGAGTAACGCCGTCCCGGGCATCGTGGTGAAAATCCCGGTGACGGCTCAGGGGCTCATCGCGATTAAAGCGTTGAAAAAAGAGGGGATAGCCACGCTGGGGACCGCTGTTTACAGCGCGGCACAGGGCCTGCTCGCCGCGCTGGCAGGCGCGAAATATGTCGCGCCGTACGTAAACCGCGTTGACGCGCAGGGCGGTGACGGCATTCGCATGGTCCAGGAGCTGCAATCCCTGCTGGAACTGCACGCGCCGGAAAGCAAAGTGCTGGCCGCCAGCTTCAAAACGCCGCGGCAGGCGCTGGACTGCCTGCTGGCGGGATGCGAGGCAATCACGCTTCCCTTAGACGTAGCGCAACAAATGCTCGGCACGCCAGCGGTAGAGTCAGCCATAGAGAAGTTCGAGCAGGACTGGAAAAACGCGTTTGGTAACCTCAACCTCTAAGGGAGAACTGTTATGGACCGTATCATTCAATCGCCGGGAAAATATATCCAGGGCGCTGATGTGCTTACCCGTCTCGGCGACTATCTGAAACCCCTGGCCAATCGCTGGCTGGTTGTCGGCGATAAATTTGTGCTGGGTTTTGCCGAAGAGACCCTGCGCCAGAGTTTTAAAAAAGCCGAACTGCACGCCGAAATAGCGCCGTTTGGCGGCGAATGTTCACAAAATGAAATCGATCGCCTGAAAAAACTGGCCGACAGCGCCGACTGCCTGGCAGTGCTGGGTATCGGCGGCGGTAAAACGCTGGATACCGCCAAAGCGCTGGCCCATTTTATGGACGTACCCGTCGCCATTGCGCCAACAATCGCCTCCACCGATGCGCCGTGCAGCGCCCTTTCCGTCATTTACACCGACAGCGGTGAGTTCGATCGCTACCTGATGCTGCCGCACAACCCGAACATGGTAATCGTCGATACCAAAGTGGTAGCGGGCGCGCCGGCACGCCTGCTGGCCGCCGGGATTGGCGATGCGCTGGCAACCTGGTTTGAAGCACGCGCCTGCTCGCGCAGCGGCGCGAGCACCATGGCGGGCGGCAAATGTACGCAGGCTGCACTCGCGCTGGCCGAGCTGTGCTACAACACGCTGGTTGAAGAGGGTGAAAAAGCCATGCTGGCCGCGGAACAGCATGTGGTTACACCGGCGCTGGAACGCATTATCGAAGCCAACACCTATCTCAGCGGCGTAGGCTTTGAAAGCGGCGGGCTGGCGGCGGCACACGCTATTCATAACGGAATGACGGCGGTACCGGACGCGCACCACTTCTATCACGGTGAAAAAGTGGCGTTTGGCACGCTCACACAGCTGGTGCTGGAAAACGCGCCGGTAGAAGAAATAGAGACCGTCGCCGCGCTTTGTCACAGCGTTGGGCTGCCGATCACGCTGGCACAGCTAAATATCAAAGAGGATATTCCGGCCAAAATGCGTTTGATCGCGGAAGCCTCCTGTGCCGAAGGGGAAACTATCCACAACATGCCCGGCGGCGTAACGCCGGATCAGGTATATGCGGCGCTGCTGGTGGCCGACCAGTATGGGCAGCGGTTCCTGCAGGAGTGGGAGTAAATAGCGTGAATAAAAATCCCCGCATTAGCGGGGATTTTTTTGCCCGTAGGCCGGGTAAGCGTTAACGCCACCCGGCACAACGGTTACTGCAGGTCAAACCGGTCCAGATCCATCACCTTCGCCCATGCGGCAACGAAGTCGCGGACGAACTTCTCGCTGGCATCGCTGCTGGCATAAACCTCTGCCAGCGCGCGCAGGACGGCGTTAGAACCGAAGACCAGATCGGCGCGGGTGGCGGTGTATTTCACTTCACCGCTGGCGCGATCGCTTCCGGCAAACAGTTCATTAGATTCGTCGGTTGCCTTCCACTGGGTGTTCATGTCCAGCAGATTCACGAAGAAATCGTTGCTCAGCACGCCCTCGCGGTCGGTAAACACGCCATTCTTGCTGCCATCAAAGTTTGCACCCAGCACGCGCAGGCCACCGATCAGCACCGTCAGTTCAGGCGCGGTCAGCGTCAGCTGCTGGGCTTTGTCGATCAGCAGTGACTCAGTGGTGGACACATCCACCTGCGCACGGTAGTTGCGGAAGCCGTCGGCAATGGGTTCGAGCAGGTTAAACATCTCGATATCCGTCTGATCCTGACGCGCATCCACGCGCCCTGGCGTAAACGGAACGTTGACGTAAACGCCTGCCGCTTTCGCCGCCTGCTCAACGCCCACGACGCCCGCCAGCACGATGATATCGGCCAGTGAAGCTTTGTTGGTGGTGCGCTGGATAGCTTCCAGAGCTGGCAACGCGCGAACCGCTGCGGCGTTCACATCCCAGTCGCGCTGAGGGGCCAGCGCCAGACGCGCGCCGTTGGCGCCGCCGCGCTTGTCGCCGCCGCGGAAGGTCGACGCTGACGCCCAGGCAACGGAAACCAGTTCGCTCACGGAGAGGCCAGAGGCAGCGATTTCCGCCTTCAGGCTTTCAATGTCTTCTTTCGACGGATTGAAGACCGCCTGCGGCAGCGGGTCCTGCCAGATCAGATCTTCTTTCGGCACTTCCGGGCCAAGGTAACGCGATTTTGGCCCCATATCGCGGTGGGTCAGCTTGTACCACGCGCGCGCGAAGGCTTCGTTGAAGGCCTGCGGATCGTTCAGGAAGCGGCGGGAAATTTTCTCGAATTCCGGGTCAAAACGCAGCGTCAGGTCGGTGACCAGCATGGTAGGTTTGCGTTTTTTCGACGGGTCGAACGGATCGGGCATGATTTCCGGCGCATCCACGGCTTCAAACTGAATCGCACCCGCCGGGCTGCGGGTCTGCACCCATTCGTATTTGAACAGGTTCTCGAAGAAGTAGTTGCTCCACTGGGTCGGGGTTTGCGACCAGATGACTTCCAGACCGGAGGTAATGGCATCTGCGCCAATTCCCGTGCCGTGCGTGCTGGCCCAGCCCAGGCCCTGCGCTTCAATCGGCGAGGCTTCCGGGTCGGTGCCGACGTGCGTGGCTTCACCCGCGCCGTGGGTTTTGCCAAGGGTGTGGCCGCCCGCGATCAGCGCAACGGTCTCTTCGTCGTTCATCCCCATGTTGCCGAAGGTGGCGCGAATGGCCGCCGCAGCAGACAGAGGTTCACCGCTGGCGTTTGGCCCTTCCGGGTTCACATAAATCAGGCCCATTTCGGTGGCGGCCAGCGGTCGCTTCGCCAGCGCCTCCGGGTCACGGTGGGTCAGCCAGGCTTTTTCATCACCCCAGTTCACGTCCAGGTCTGGTTCCCAGACGTCTTCACGCCCGGCACCGAAACCAAACGTACGGAAGCCGGAGTTCTCCAGCGCCACGTTACCCGCGAGGATAAACAGGTCGGCCCAGGAAATTTTTTGGCCGTATTTTTGCTTGATGGGCCACAGCAGACGGCGCGCCTTATCCAGGCTCACGTTATCCGGCCAGGAGTTCAGCGGCGCAAAGCGCTGTTGACCGCGGCCTGCGCCACCGCGCCCGTCAACGGAGCGATAGGTCCCCGCGCCGTGCCAGGCCATACGGATAAACAGGCCCGCATAGCTGCCCCAGTCGGCAGGCCACCACGGTTGAGAGTCGGTTAAAAGGGCTTTGAGGTCGCCTTTAAGGGCGGAGTAATCAAGTTTGCTGAATTCTTTGCGGTAGTCGAAGTCTTCACCCAGCGGGTTAGAACGATTGGAATGTTGGTTAAGAAGATCGATGCGGAGTTGTTTTGGCCACCAGTCGCGGCTGCCTGTACCTGCTCCCGCGCTGTGATCGACGCCGCCCTGGTGGAACGGGCATTTGCCGACCGATGCCGCTTTATTGGTCTCGTCTGACGTGCTCATCGCTATGCTCCCTTTTACAGTGTTACCGTTACGATATACACCACTAGCAATAAGTTATAGTTGAATTAATCCACAGATTCGATAGCTAATACCTTTTAACTATTCGCGTAACTAAAAAGCCCTCATAATACGAGGGCTTTGTGCTTATTACGCCGGACGAACACCCAGCGTATGGCAAATGGCGTAGCTCATCTCCGCGCGGTTCAGCGTATAGAAGTGGAAATCTTTCACCCCTTCACGGCTTAAAATTTTCACCATGTCCATCGCGATATTGGCCCCCACTAGCTTGCGGGTTTCCGGGTCATCGTCCAGCCCTTCGTACATTTTGGACATCCACAGCGGAATGCGGACATTGGTCATATCGGCGAACTTCTTCGCCTGTTTGAAGTTAGAGACCGGCAGAATACCCGGGATAATTTCAACGTCGATGCCCGCGGAGACGCAGCGGTCACGGAAACGCAGGTAGCTTTCCACATCAAAGAAGAACTGGGTAATGGCGCGGTTCGCGCCGGCGTCCACTTTACGCTTGAGGTTCAGCAGATCGGCCTGGGCGCTTTTCGCTTCCGGATGCACCTCAGGATAAGCGGCAACGGAGATATCAAAGTCAGCCACCTCTTTCAGCAGCGCGACCAGATCGGCGGCATACATGTCCGGCTTACCGCTGCCCGGCGGCAGGTCACCGCGCAGAGCGACGATATGACGAATGCCGTTATTCCAGTAATCCTGGGCGATGGCCCGCAGCTCGTCGCGGGTCGCGTCGATACAGGTGAGGTGCGGCGCCGCTTCCAGACCGGTACGATCTTTGATGCCTTTAATGATGCTGTGCGTACGGTCACGCTCGCCGGAGTTAGCACCGTAAGTCACGGAGACGAACTTCGGCTTCAGGCTGCTGAGACGATCGATAGAGCTCCACAGAGTTTGCTCCATTTCACTGGTGCGCGGCGGGAAAAATTCAAAAGAGACGTTAATCTGGCCGTTTACTTCGGCCAGGCTCTGATTCAGTGCTTCCCGCTGGTTGGCGTGAAAAAAGCTCATACCTTACCTCTATCAATCGCATGTCGTTATTTGTTGTGTTGTGAACTTCTATACGTTTAGACGTCCAGATGTAAAAATGACGGAAAAGCGGAGGGACGTCAACATAAATAATCAACAATAACGGTGAGGTTTGCTCAGGGAATATGAGGGAAATTCAGCATGAGGGTGAGTGCGGTCTGATGCCCTCACCCTAACCCTCTCCCACAGGGAGAGGGAAATTCAGGCTTTACAGCAGCTTAGCCAGACGGTTGATGTCGGACTGAATGGCTCCAGCGGTGACATCGCGTCCCGCGCCAGGGCCGCGGATCACCAGCGGGTTATCGCGGTACCAGCGGCTTTCGATGGCGAAGACGTTATCGCACGGCAGCAGCGCCGCCAGCGGATGTTCAGGACGCACCGCCTCGACGCCGACTCGCGCTTTTCCGTTGGCCTCGAAACGCGCCACATAGCGCAGTACCAGCCCCATCTCGTTCGCCGCTTCCAGACGCTGTACCATCTGCTCGTTAAGCTCTTCACCATTTTCAAAGAAATGATCCACAGAACCTTCTTCACAGCCGGCAGGCACCAGCGATTCGACGCGTACGGAATCCGGTTCGATGTCATAACCGGCTTCACGCGCCAGGATCACCAGCTTACGCATCACGTCTTTGCCGGAAAGGTCAACGCGCGGATCGGGCTCGGTTAAGCCCTGCTGCCACGCCTGATCCACCAGGTCGGTGAACGGTACGGTGCCGTCAAACTGCAGGAAAAGCCAGGAGAGCGTGCCGGAGAAAATACCGCTCAGCGCCAGAATGCTGTCGCCGCTTTCAATCAGGTCACGCACGGTGTGGTTAACCGGCAGGCCAGCCCCAACGGTGGCGTTATAGAGCCAGTGGCGCCCCGTTTTTTCAAACGCGTCGTGGATCTGGCGGTATTTATCGGTGCTGCTCGCCCCCGCCAGCTTGTTCGCACTGATAACGTGGAAACCGTGGCTGGCGAAATCCAGATACTGATCCGCAAGCTGTTCGCTGGCGGTAACGTCCAGCACCACCAGATCGTCATACGGGTGCGCGCGCATCCAGAGGAACAGCGGCTCTTCATCCTGCTCTACCGCTTCATCATTAAAGAACGCAAGCGCGCGGCTGGCGTCCAGCCCTTCGTAGTTCAGGAGGCTGCGGCGGCTGTCCACAACGCCCGCGAGAATGAATTCGAATCCGGTACGCGCCGAGAGCGTCACCTGTTCGCGGGCAAACAGTTCCAGCCAGCGGGAACCGATGTTGCCTTTCCCGAACAGCACCAGGCCGATGCGCTTTTCCGCGCGGAACAGGGAGGTGTGCAGACCCTGAATCAGGCTCTCGGTTGGCCCTTTGCGCAGGACGGCGACCAGGCTGATGCCCTCTTCCGACTGCCAGGTGAACTCCACCGGCTGGCCTTTCAGCTGCTGCCAGAAGCGGTGGCAATGCAGCGGGTTACGGGTGACGCCCGCGCCCACCATCGCCACCAGCGCCAGCCCCTGACGCAGGCGAAGCTCGCCCGGCAGGCCCGCTTCATCCAGAATTTTCAGCGCGCTGTCCGCCACTTCCGCGGTATAGCAGAACTGTAACAGCTGGCGATCGTTATGCACGCCAACGGCCAGCGGACGCACCTGGGCGCGTTTGAGGATCGTGTCGATATCTTTATGCGCCAGCTTGAAGTCCTGGCCCGCAGGCACCTGGAACTCAATCAGGCAGATGTCGTCGTGGCTGGTGACAATACGCGCCCCGGTACCGGACGCCAGCACGCGTTCAATACGCGTAGAGCCTTGATCCGGGGTGTAACTGCAGCGCAGCTGGAGGTCGATATCGCTGCCGGAAACCGGCTGCAGCGTGCGCGCGTGCAGTACCGGCGCGGCCAGACGCGCCAGCTCGCTGGCTTCGTCGAGACGCAGCAGCGGCAGCAGGCAGGCATCTTTTACTTTACGCGGGTCCGCGCTGTACACACCGGCCACGTCGCTCCAGATGGTGACGCGGGACACGCCCGCCAGGGCACCAATCTGCGTTGCCGAGTAGTCCGAACCGTTACGGCCCAGCAGCACGGTTTCGCCCGCGTTGCTGCGGCTGATAAAGCCGGTGACGACAATACGTTTGCCCGGGTGCTGCACCAGCAGCTGTTGCAGCAGTGGGTAGGACAACCCTTCATCCACCTGCGGCTGCGCGGCGCGTTCGGCGCGCAGGAAATCACGCGCGTCGAGCCAGGCCGCTTCCACGCCCAGGTGTTGCAGCACGGCGGCCATCAGGCGCGCGGACCACACTTCACCGTGGCCCACCACTTCGGCATACACCGCGTCGGTAATTCCGCTGTCCAGCAGGGCAGCCAGACGCTCAAGGTCATGCGTAAAGGCGCTGATCAGCCCGTCCGCAACGTCCGCAGGCAGCAAGCCGGCAATCAGCTCGCTCTGGTAACGGCGTAAGGACTGTTGCACCTGATGCGCAGAAAGGCGATCGGTCTGGCTCAGTTTCAGCCAGCTAATCAACTGGTTGGTGGTGCTGCCCGCCGCCGAGACAACCATCATGTCACCCGGCTGTGAATATTCCGTCATGATCCCTGCAACGCGCAGGTAACATTTCACATCAGCAAGACTACTACCACCAAACTTGTGCAGTTGACGACCCTTCGCCCCTGCCTGCGCTATCACACTCATGATTACCCCTTGGCTGCGATCCGGAAGGCATTTTCCAGATCGGCAATTAAATCTTCAGAATCTTCAATGCCGGTTGAGATACGCAGCAGCGTCTCAGAAATTCCGGCGGCGGCACGAGCTTCCGGTGCCATACCTGCGTGCGTCATGGTCGCGGCGTGGGAGATCAAGCTTTCAACCCCACCTAAGGATTCCGCCAGCGTAAACAATGACAGCCCGCTCAGGAAGCGACGCAGCGTTTGCTCGTCACCGTCCAGTTCAAAACTTAACATCGCGCCAAACCCTTTCTGCTGACGCGCGGCAATCTCGTGCCCCTGATTTTCCGGCAGCGACGGGTGATAAAGCTTTTTCACCAGCGGCTGG
This region of Enterobacter asburiae genomic DNA includes:
- the fsa gene encoding fructose-6-phosphate aldolase encodes the protein MELYLDTANVAEVERLARVFPIAGVTTNPSIVAASRESIWDVLPRLQKAIGPEGTLFAQTMSRDAEGMVAEAKRLSNAVPGIVVKIPVTAQGLIAIKALKKEGIATLGTAVYSAAQGLLAALAGAKYVAPYVNRVDAQGGDGIRMVQELQSLLELHAPESKVLAASFKTPRQALDCLLAGCEAITLPLDVAQQMLGTPAVESAIEKFEQDWKNAFGNLNL
- the katG gene encoding catalase/peroxidase HPI, whose protein sequence is MSTSDETNKAASVGKCPFHQGGVDHSAGAGTGSRDWWPKQLRIDLLNQHSNRSNPLGEDFDYRKEFSKLDYSALKGDLKALLTDSQPWWPADWGSYAGLFIRMAWHGAGTYRSVDGRGGAGRGQQRFAPLNSWPDNVSLDKARRLLWPIKQKYGQKISWADLFILAGNVALENSGFRTFGFGAGREDVWEPDLDVNWGDEKAWLTHRDPEALAKRPLAATEMGLIYVNPEGPNASGEPLSAAAAIRATFGNMGMNDEETVALIAGGHTLGKTHGAGEATHVGTDPEASPIEAQGLGWASTHGTGIGADAITSGLEVIWSQTPTQWSNYFFENLFKYEWVQTRSPAGAIQFEAVDAPEIMPDPFDPSKKRKPTMLVTDLTLRFDPEFEKISRRFLNDPQAFNEAFARAWYKLTHRDMGPKSRYLGPEVPKEDLIWQDPLPQAVFNPSKEDIESLKAEIAASGLSVSELVSVAWASASTFRGGDKRGGANGARLALAPQRDWDVNAAAVRALPALEAIQRTTNKASLADIIVLAGVVGVEQAAKAAGVYVNVPFTPGRVDARQDQTDIEMFNLLEPIADGFRNYRAQVDVSTTESLLIDKAQQLTLTAPELTVLIGGLRVLGANFDGSKNGVFTDREGVLSNDFFVNLLDMNTQWKATDESNELFAGSDRASGEVKYTATRADLVFGSNAVLRALAEVYASSDASEKFVRDFVAAWAKVMDLDRFDLQ
- the gldA gene encoding bifunctional L-1,2-propanediol dehydrogenase/glycerol dehydrogenase, encoding MDRIIQSPGKYIQGADVLTRLGDYLKPLANRWLVVGDKFVLGFAEETLRQSFKKAELHAEIAPFGGECSQNEIDRLKKLADSADCLAVLGIGGGKTLDTAKALAHFMDVPVAIAPTIASTDAPCSALSVIYTDSGEFDRYLMLPHNPNMVIVDTKVVAGAPARLLAAGIGDALATWFEARACSRSGASTMAGGKCTQAALALAELCYNTLVEEGEKAMLAAEQHVVTPALERIIEANTYLSGVGFESGGLAAAHAIHNGMTAVPDAHHFYHGEKVAFGTLTQLVLENAPVEEIETVAALCHSVGLPITLAQLNIKEDIPAKMRLIAEASCAEGETIHNMPGGVTPDQVYAALLVADQYGQRFLQEWE
- a CDS encoding bifunctional aspartate kinase/homoserine dehydrogenase II, with translation MSVIAQAGAKGRQLHKFGGSSLADVKCYLRVAGIMTEYSQPGDMMVVSAAGSTTNQLISWLKLSQTDRLSAHQVQQSLRRYQSELIAGLLPADVADGLISAFTHDLERLAALLDSGITDAVYAEVVGHGEVWSARLMAAVLQHLGVEAAWLDARDFLRAERAAQPQVDEGLSYPLLQQLLVQHPGKRIVVTGFISRSNAGETVLLGRNGSDYSATQIGALAGVSRVTIWSDVAGVYSADPRKVKDACLLPLLRLDEASELARLAAPVLHARTLQPVSGSDIDLQLRCSYTPDQGSTRIERVLASGTGARIVTSHDDICLIEFQVPAGQDFKLAHKDIDTILKRAQVRPLAVGVHNDRQLLQFCYTAEVADSALKILDEAGLPGELRLRQGLALVAMVGAGVTRNPLHCHRFWQQLKGQPVEFTWQSEEGISLVAVLRKGPTESLIQGLHTSLFRAEKRIGLVLFGKGNIGSRWLELFAREQVTLSARTGFEFILAGVVDSRRSLLNYEGLDASRALAFFNDEAVEQDEEPLFLWMRAHPYDDLVVLDVTASEQLADQYLDFASHGFHVISANKLAGASSTDKYRQIHDAFEKTGRHWLYNATVGAGLPVNHTVRDLIESGDSILALSGIFSGTLSWLFLQFDGTVPFTDLVDQAWQQGLTEPDPRVDLSGKDVMRKLVILAREAGYDIEPDSVRVESLVPAGCEEGSVDHFFENGEELNEQMVQRLEAANEMGLVLRYVARFEANGKARVGVEAVRPEHPLAALLPCDNVFAIESRWYRDNPLVIRGPGAGRDVTAGAIQSDINRLAKLL
- the ppc gene encoding phosphoenolpyruvate carboxylase, with amino-acid sequence MNEQYSALRSNVSMLGKVLGDTIKDALGENILDRVETIRKLSKSSRAGNEASRQELLTTLQNLSNDELLPVARAFSQFLNLANTAEQYHSISPNGEAASNPEVIARTLRKLKDQPDLNEATIKKAVESLSLELVLTAHPTEITRRTLIHKMVEVNNCLKQLDNKDIADYERNQLMRRLRQLIAQSWHTDEIRKHRPSPVDEAKWGFAVVENSLWEGVPNYLRELNEQLEENLGYRLPVDFVPVRFTSWMGGDRDGNPNVTAEITRHVLLLSRWKATDLFLKDIQVLISELSMVEATPELRALAGEEGASEPYRFLMKKLRGQLIATQAWLEARLKGQRLPKPEGLLSQNEQLWEPLYACYKSLQACGMGIIANGELLDTLRRVKCFGVPLVRIDVRQESTRHTEALGELTRYLGIGDYESWSEADKQAFLIRELNSKRPLLPRNWEPSNETREVLNTCKAIVDAPKGSVAAYVISMAKTPSDVLGVHLLLKEAGIDYALPVAPLFETLDDLNNANDVMTQLLNIDWYRGFIQGKQMVMIGYSDSAKDAGVMAASWAQYQAQDALIKTCEKAGIELTLFHGRGGSIGRGGAPAHAALLSQPPGSLKGGLRVTEQGEMIRFKYGLPEVTISSLSLYTSAILEANLLPPPEPKASWCHIMDELSDISCDLYRGYVRENKDFVPYFRSATPEQELGKLPLGSRPAKRRPTGGVESLRAIPWIFAWTQNRLMLPAWLGAGAALQKVVEDGKQNELETMCRDWPFFSTRLGMLEMVFSKADLWLAEYYDQRLVKPELWALGKELRELLEGDIKVVLDIANDSHLMADLPWIAESIQLRNIYTDPLNVLQAELLHRSRLAEEEGKEPDPRVEQALMVTIAGVAAGMRNTG
- a CDS encoding helix-turn-helix transcriptional regulator, with product MHSDITRILADLVNRTLPLGQIHFSALSEQHSRTSPCLVITLDAPCEAIFSSFGHLTHPSSNALSIHFGKQLLTIELQHDNTLVQQLQVARRGPRTGAFLLQTLTELQMQPDEQETAILVVLSLLSHCRDLLGSDIHTASRSRALFEAIRRFIEEHHASALTRESVAQAFYVSPNYLSHLFQKIGNVGFNEYLTQTRLEHARQLLKGYDLKIKDIAARCGFTDSNYFCRLFRKHTERSPSEYRRQYHSELTAKK
- the metF gene encoding methylenetetrahydrofolate reductase, producing MSFFHANQREALNQSLAEVNGQINVSFEFFPPRTSEMEQTLWSSIDRLSSLKPKFVSVTYGANSGERDRTHSIIKGIKDRTGLEAAPHLTCIDATRDELRAIAQDYWNNGIRHIVALRGDLPPGSGKPDMYAADLVALLKEVADFDISVAAYPEVHPEAKSAQADLLNLKRKVDAGANRAITQFFFDVESYLRFRDRCVSAGIDVEIIPGILPVSNFKQAKKFADMTNVRIPLWMSKMYEGLDDDPETRKLVGANIAMDMVKILSREGVKDFHFYTLNRAEMSYAICHTLGVRPA